A single window of Drosophila suzukii chromosome 3, CBGP_Dsuzu_IsoJpt1.0, whole genome shotgun sequence DNA harbors:
- the LOC108013288 gene encoding uncharacterized protein, whose amino-acid sequence MIRATLLSKWNRSVAGSLITTWDYSTLKLLNGSAVHARAETLSPIRCFSVDGGNEGKPKNMPPGFVAPESPSSINAGILGSSSLGNNPENTTGKGVTISEVHSPPVSIVTSGGKLGRADPLDTNSIVRSQGTEKGCSNEDKKTEAQKKAAEAKEAAAKQLQDIMANMPSKQQTEKYFFRVVAFIYDLTYLTGTWLLNFIEHNVVRNASVQHYWKRFHEKMEQAKKD is encoded by the exons ATGATTCGCGCAACATTATTGTCCAAATGGAATAGATCAGTGGCGGGATCACTGATTACAACCTGGG ATTACTCGACTTTAAAGCTGCTAAATGGCAGTGCAGTGCACGCACGTGCTGAGACTCTGAGCCCAATTCGCTGCTTCTCAGTTGATGGTGGCAATGAGGGCAAACCCAAGAACATGCCGCCTGGCTTTGTGGCTCCTGAGTCCCCCTCGTCCATCAATGCTGGCATCCTAGGAAGCAGCTCGTTGGGAAATAACCCTGAGAACACCACTGGGAAGGGCGTGACAATTTCTGAGGTACATTCGCCACCCGTTTCCATAGTCACCTCCGGCGGAAAATTGGGAAGAGCCGATCCCCTGGACACCAACTCCATTGTCCGCAGCCAGGGCACCGAAAAGGGATGCTCAAATGAGGATAAGAAGACCGAGGCCCAGAAGAAGGCAGCGGAGGCCAAGGAGGCGGCTGCCAAGCAGTTGCAGGACATCATGGCCAACATGCCCAGTAAGCAGCAGACAGAGAAATACTTCTTTCGCGTGGTGGCCTTCATCTATGACCTGACCTACCTCACCGGCACCTGGCTACTGAACTTTATCGAGCACAATGTTGTCCGAAATGCCTCGGTGCAGCACTACTGGAAGAGATTCCACGAGAAAATGGAACAGGCCAAGAAGGATTAA